The genomic window CGAGCCGACGAGCGAGAGCCCCGACAGCAACACCGTCACACCTGCGGCGATGATCAACGACGGTGACACGGACACGCCCAGTTGGTCCTGGAAGTTGTAGAGCGTGATGGCGGGGGTGGCAGCTACGAAGCCGCCGACTACCTGCTGGAAGAAGAACGGCAGCCCGGCGCGGTTGAGGATTCGGCCGATGCGGTCGATGACCATCGTCGTCAAGAAGCTAACGACGGCTACCAACGCGCCGCCGCCGAGAAGGACACCGATGGACGCCGCCAGCCCCGACCACGCAAATGTGGCCACCCAGCGGTTGTAAGGGTGCGGAGCCGTCGTGATCCGGTCCAGCGTCTCGCGAGCGGTCGCGGGCGGGATCAGTTTCAAGCGGACGCCGCGGATCAAGCGGTCGACGGCTGCGAGCCGGGTGAAGTCCATCGAGCGGTAGTGGACGATGCGCATCGTCGTCGACGGCGGACGCGTCGGGCCGCGGTGGGCGCTGATGGTGATGGAGTTGTACGTGACGTCCACGTCGCAGCGCGCCAAACCGTAGGTTGCGGCGATGTACTGCACCTGTGTGGTCGTATCCATGGCCGACGTTCCCGACGCCAGCAGAACCTCGCCGACGCGGACCGCCAGATCCAGCACCTCAGCGACGACGGCATCGTCCGCGAGGTCGATTGGCCGCAGCGGTGACGGCGCTGCAGTCGGTGTATCGATGGTGGCCCGACGCTCACCGGTGAGACGACTCAAAGACGTCGTCAAGTCTTGCAGGAAAGTCATGATCGTTTTCTGTAGCTGGGGTGATCCACCGACAAGGTACCTGTTTGGACTGTGAGTTCGGTGTGCGGATATGCTGGGTCCCGCACAACGCCTCCTTAGCTCAGCGGTAGAGCACTCGCCTTGTAAGCGAGCGGTCAACGGTTCAATCCCGTTAGGAGGCTCGTCGAGAAGGCTCTGGCCAGTGAAAATGGTTGGGGCCTTTTCTTTTTGGTCTGTAGTGGCCGCTCGTTTCAGCTGCGAGCCCGGTTCGTCCACCTGGGTTCAAGCGGTGTTTGCGACCTGGAGAATCGCCAGCTGATCGGCAGACAGACCGGGTTACCTTCCGAATGTGCTCGCCTTCCGATGCGAATGGTGCGGGCGCGACAGCAGCTTAGGTCTACGCGCACCCGCGGGCCGAACTCACGCGGCTGACGGACTTGGGTCCGCTGCATCGAGTGGCATTTACGTGGCCATGCCCGACGATCAGATCGGTACTCCATGACGTGACCACCCCGACGGGCGATTTCGAGGGATACCCTAACTCGGTGAAAAACGATGAGTCGGCGTTCGGCCGTTGGCGCCTCGGTGCTGTAGCAATCTTGTGCGCCGTGGCGGTGACCGCGTGCAGTCAGGACGCCACCCCTACCGGCGGCGACAGTGATGTTCGGGTGGTGCAGCACGCGTTCGGGGAGACGAGCGTCCCGACAGATCCGACGCGTGTCGCCGTCCTCGACGGTGACCGCACCATGGAGGCAGTCGTAGCGTTGGGTGTCGAGCCTGTTGCCGCTGTGAAACCCCCGCTGACCGGTGACTACGCCCCGGTGGTACGCGCCCGGCTCGCTGCCGAACCGACCGACATCGGCTCGGCCGACGTCGAGGTCAACGTCGAGGCGCTCATCGCAACCGCACCGGATTTGATCGTGATGCGTACGTCGGGTGAGGACAACCGGGACCTCTACGACCAGGTCAGCGCCGTCGCGCCCACTGTTGTGGTCGAATACACCCCGGCGTCGTGGCAGAGCACTCTCGAGCAAGTGGCTGGCTTCCTCGACGAAGAGGAAAGGGCCGACAGCTTGATTGCCGACTACCAGCGAGTGGTCGACGAATCCAGCGCACGTGCACCGCAAGAGGGCCGAACACTGACGGTTGCGAGGGTGCGCGCCGATGCGCTGCGATACATGACGCAGGACGGGTCCTTTCCCTACTCGGTTCTTGCCGACCTGGGCTATCGCGCTCCTGAACAGCAGGACCGTGGGTCGGATGCTGTGCAGACCGTCGATGTCAGCCCCGAATTGATCGATGTGCTCGCCGCCGACGACATCGTCTTGCTGACCGACGCCGGGACGGAGGACGCGGTGGCGCAACTGCGGCAAAACCCGCTCTTCACCGCGCTCGGTGCCCGTGTGACGGAGCTGCCGTCGAAGGACTTCCTTTTCGGCAACGTTCTGACCGCGCAGGCTCTGGTGGAGACTGCGTCCGAAATCGGTGAGTGAGATGTCGGTGTCGGGCCGCTGGGACGGGTGCGCGGTGCTGGCGCGTGAGAGCGAGGAATCGCTGCGGGGGACCGCAGCCAGAGCCGACGGATGGCTGCTGATCGAACACCGAGGTCCATGGGGCCTCGAACCGCTCGGCCCGGACGGACCGCTGGGGCGGACCGGTGTCGAGCTCGTACGGCGGTGCGCCGCTTCGGGTGTGCGGCCCCAGCTTGTTCGCGATCCGCACCGAACTCGTGAACATTCGGATGTGAGAAAAGCGTTCCTGGTTCATTCGGGTCGTAGTGGGCCGTGGATCGAGCAGTACACATTCGACAGTGTCGATCAGTTGCTGGAGCTCAATGTGGAGTCGGCGTCGACGAGCACGGCACCTGGACACGGAACGCCGGTCGAACTGCCCCTCTATCTTGTGTGCACGCACGGAAAGAAGGATCCGTGCTGCGCGGTGTTCGGGCGTCCGGTTGCGTTGTCCCTGAACCGACACCGCGGACGGGTGTGGGAATCCACGCACCTCGGTGGGGACCGCTTCGCAGCTGGGATGGTGGCGTTACCGGAGGGAAGTTACTACGGCAATCTCACCCCGACCAATGCCCAGGCCGTGGTGGATCGGCACGACTGCGGGCAGCTGACGATGGAGCACTACCGAGGCCGGTGCAGCGACCCGCCGGCCGTCCAGATTGCCGAACATGCCGTACGTACCAGGTACGGCATCACCGGGATCGACGACGTGCGCCCGACAGCGGTCACCTCGTCCGGAGTCGGGCAGGATGTCGTCGTCTCGACCGCATCGGGCCTAGTGCACGTGCATGTGGCTCCAGCACCCGAGGCTGCGCGCCGTACGACGTGCCGTTCGCTCACGTCTACGGTTCCCGACCACGGCATCGTCACTTTCTCCGATTCCGCCTTCGACGCCGCGCCAACCTACTGATCGCCCGACCTGCGGCGCCGACATCGACATCGGATCCGACTCGATTTATCACACTCCGTGGCCGACCTACCGACCGGCCGTTCGCTCGAAACCACACCGCCGCAGGGTTGTACGGGGTTTGCGCAAATTATCATCGCAGCGAATGACCACTGCGGTTCCCGTGCATCGCAGGCTACTGCTCACCAGGCGGTGTAGCCGCCGTCGACCAGCAACGTGTGCCCGGTGATCATCTTCGCGGCATCACCGGCCAGGAAGGCGACGGCGCCGACGATGTCTTCCGGTTCCCCGAAGCGTCCGGCAGGGATGCGGGAGAGCAGTGTCTGCCCCCATCCCGGTCGGTCGAGGGTGGAGGCGGTGAGCTCGGTGCGCACGAACGTTGGGGCAACGGTGTTGACTCGGATGCCGTGAGGTGCCCACTCGATGGCGAGTACCTTGGTGAGCTGATCGAGTCCGCCCTTGCTGGCGCAGTACGCCGCGCGTTCTTCGATGCCGACCGTGCCGGCTTGGGATCCGATGTTCACAACCACCGCACCCGCTGCGGCAGCCACCCAGGTCCGTGCCAGGGCCTGGGTAAGAAAGAATGTGCCCTTCAGATTGGTGCTCGCGACCGCGTCCCACTGTTGCTCGGTCACGTCGAGGGCAGGGGCTGGATGGTTGACACCAGCATTGTTGATCAAAATGTCGATTCCGCCCCCGATGCGTTCGGCCAGCGAGTCCACGAACCGCGCGATCGATGCCGTGTTCTGGACATCGAGAACCAACCCCGGAGTGGCTAGGTCCGACTCGATTTGCGCAGCCCCCGCCTCCGTCCGGGACGTTCCGTACACAGTGGCGCCGAGACTGGATAGGGTGCGGGCGATTGACTGCCCAAGACCTCTGTTGGCGCCAGTGACCAGCGCGCGTTTGCCGTCTAGCGTGAACGTGACCATGGCGGCCCTTCGGAGTGTGTGATGGGCGGGGGTGCGAGCCGACGACTCAGCCGCGATGAAGCATCCATCGGGTGCGTTGTGGCCGTTCTCATCGACGAGTCGTGGAGTCGTGCGGCGCCCATACCAGGGGTGCGCCGGCATACTTTGCGGCGCGCACGTCGCCGGAGCGGGCGTGTCCTTCGAAGAACTCGACTCGCGCTGCGCGCCCACACAGCTTGCCGAGTTCGGCGCTCGCCGATTCGGATGTGACTTCCTGGTAGGTGACCGTCTTGAGGTACTTGCCCACCCACAGTCCTCCGGTGTAGCGCGCACTACCGCGGGTCGGCAGGGTGTGGTTGGTTCCAATTACTTTGTCGCCGTAGGAGACACAAGTCTTCTCACCGAGGAAGAGGGCACCGTAGTTGTTCATCACCTCGAGGGCTCGGCGTGGGGTGTCGGTGAGAATCTGAACGTGTTCGGAGGCAAAGGTGTCTGCCAACGCGTAAGCAGCCTCGATATCCTCGACCACGATGATCTGGCCGTGGTCCCGCCACGCCGGACCGGCAAAGTCGCGGGTCGGCATTTCCGGGAGAATCGCGTCGATGTGATCGAGCGCGGCCCGGGCAAGAGCCTCGGACTCGGTAATCAGGACAGCAGGTGAGTCCGGTCCATGCTCTGCCTGACTCAACAGGTCCACGGCCACGATGAACGGGTCGGCATGCTCGTCGGCTACCACCAAAACCTCAGTCGGCCCGGCGAACAGATCGATGCCGACCTCGCCGAACAGCTGCCGTTTCGCCTCTGCGACGAATGCGTTGCCCGGTCCGGCGAGCATGTCCACCTTGCGAATGGTCTCGGTCCCCAGTGCCATGCTGGCAACAGCTTGGACGCCTCCGAGAAGATAGATTTCATCAGCTCCGGCCAGGTGAAATGCCGCTACGGTGGCAGCAGGGATCTCACCGCGGATCGGTGGGGTGCAGGCTGTTATGTGCGGAACCCCGGCGACCTTTGCGGTAACAGTAGTCATGTGCGCAGACGCAACCAGGGGGTAACGGCCGCCCGGCGCGTAGGCACCCGCGGCGGCTATGGGTACATTGCGCTGCCCGAGGTGCACCCCGGGGGCCGTCTCCACCTCGAAGTCGGTCAGGGAATCACGCTGGTGCTGCGCGAACACCCGCACATTCTGCTGGACCGTCTTGATGTCGTCGACAACCGACTGTGGCACCTGCGCAACGATCTCTTCAATCTTGGCGTGACTCAACTTGAAGCTCTCCGGCGTCCATTTGTCGAACTTCTCGGAGTACTCCCGAACAGCGGCGTCGCCGCGCTCACGGATGTCGGCGATCACCTGGGCGACTGTGTCGGCGACAGCCGGATCGCCCGTGGGCGTGGGCGCGGTGATGGCGGATTTGAGATAGAACGGCTTGGACATGTGAAGCTCCTTTGCGAGGGGTAGGACATGGATTGACGATTCGCGGTCTCGAGCGACGGATCGCGGTCTATGAAAACTCTTCAACGTGGACGTTATTGCGATATTTTCCAGACCCGGAGATAGGAAGGGCGTCTGATCCGGGTCAGTCTAGTGTGCGAAATAAACTGCTGCTGAACAACTTTGGACATATTTTGTGCTAGATGCGAGGTGGCGTCGACTCCGCATGCACTGCTGGACTAAATGCCCGCTCAGAAACGGCATTCGGCGCGAATTCAATTCGCATGAAGGGTCGATCGCCCGAAGGCTCTATCGGCATCACGCAGCCCTCTTCCATCCGCAGTACGAACCGAGCAGCCCCGGAACCGTAGGGGGAGGGCGTCCAGCCCCTTGCTACCGCTCGGTTCACAGTACGTTCCCGTTCCCCAGCAGATATCTATGTACATCTGTAAGATCTTAACCTATGTTTGTGAGAATACTAACCCTCTCGCACCGCCAGCAAGGATTGGAGAAGTATGTACGACCGCCTACCTACCCTCGAGCTCTGGGAACGGGCCGCCGCACGGCGCGTCGCCGGTCAGGACATCGTGCCCATGCAGGGAGTCCCGACTCTTCCGATGCCTGAGCACGTGGTCAAAGCCGTGTCGGAATCCGCTGGGAAAGCCTTCCCTCGCGCCCCACGTGGCCTGATGGTGTTGAAAGCGGCTATCGCCGAACACCTAAACGCGCGGTTTGGTCTCAGGTCGGAGCCGGACACCGAGCTACTTGTGACACACGGTGCGCAACATGGCATGAGCATCGCGCTTCGTGCACTACTCGCCCCGGGCGATGAGGTACTCATTCCAGCGCCCACCTACTTCTACGATGCGCTGGTGCGAATGGCCGGCGCACGGCCTCGTTACGTCCAAGCGTGTGCCGACGAAGGATGGGCACTACCTTTCGAAGGTTTGGAAGCTGCTATCACGCCAGCTACACGGGCGATCATCTTGTGCAATCCGAACAACCCCACCGGCTACGTCCCCAGCAAATCTGAACTCGCATCCGTGCTGTCTTTTGCCAAACGACATGGCCTGTATGTCTTTTCAGACGAGTCTTACGAGGACTACGTGCACGACGCTCACGGGTACACACCACAGATGACACTGTCCGGAATTCACGATCGATTGGTCACGGTGACCAGCTTCAGCAAGAACTACGCCTTCTCCAGCTGGCGCGTGGGTTACATTCACGCCCCAGCGGACCTCCTTGTCGCTATTCAGCGAGCCTTCGAGTGCGACTCCATCAACGTAGGCGATATTCCACAGTTGGCTGCTCACGCTGCACTTATCGGCTCCAGGGACTGGCTCGACGTCGAGTTCGGTACCTTCCGAGACCGTCGCGACATCCTGCTCGAGGCAACCCGCAACGCGGGATTCGATGCGGTGACGCCCGGCGCTGGCGTCTTCTGCTACGTCGATTTCGCGAAGACTGGACTGGCCGGCCGAGAACTCGAAGAGGCTCTGCTCGATGTCGGGGTACCGGCGTCGACCGGTGACCGTTTCGCAGGCCGGGACTCGCACTACGCACGAATCATGTACGGCGGGAAGGAGGAAAACATACGTCGAGCGGCCGAGCGTTTCGCCCTTCTGCCTAGATTGTGAGGCACGCAGGGCCACACCCTTCCGGTGCAGACGGTGAAAACGGTACAAATATATTTCTCTCCCGGCATAATATCTTTCGCACGTGGACCAGTCGGAGTCGATCAACGACGTTCCGACTGCAGTGCATCAATCTCATTAAGGAATACATATGACAAACACATCTGGGTTCACTCGAGGAGTGGAGGGTCCTGGCTGGCTGATCGCCGCTGACATCGGAGGAACGTTCACCGACGTCATCGCGCTTGGTCCGCACGCAAGTGTCATCCCGGTGAAAGTTCTTTCTACGCCGCCGGATTTCGGAACCGGAGTCATCGACGGAGCCGTTGACGCGCTGGCCGCAGGCGCTGTGCAGCCGCACGATGTGGCCGCCGTCCTGCATGCAACGACCGTGGCCACCAACGCGATCCTTGAACGCCAAGGCGCTCGAACCGCTGTGGTGACGACCAAGGGCTTCAAAGATGTCCTCGAGATCGGTCGAATGCGGCGCCCCCTGCTGTATGACCTGTCATGGAAGAAGCCCGAGCCCCTCGTCAAGCGGCGCGATCGCCACGAACTCACTCAGCGGATCGGTTTCGACGGGGCGGTCGTGACGCAAATTGTGGACAGCGACCTCGACACCTTGGCCGCACAGTTGACGGCGGACGGAATCGAAGCGGTAGCAGTGTGTCTCGTCAACTCCCATGTCAACCCTGAAGAGGAGCGATCGGTCGCTGGAAAGCTTCGGAAGCTGCTTCCCGGCGTATATATCACCGCATCGGTGGACATCTCGCCCGAGCAAGGAGAGTTCGAGCGCACGAGTACAGCAGCTGTCAACGCGTATGTGGGACCGGTGGTGCACAACTACGTGACAGAGCTGAGTCGAAATCTTCACGACCGGGGCATCGACTGCCCGTTCTCGATCATGCAGTCCTCTGGGGGCTTGCTCGACGCAGAGGCTGTTGCCGAAAAGCCGGTACAGATCATCGAATCCGGCCCCGCAGCGGGCGTCATTGCGGTGCAGAAGCTCGCTCAGCTGCTCGACCTCGACAACGTGGTTGCCTTCGATATGGGAGGAACCACCGCGAAGGCGTCGTTGATCGAGAATGGGCGACCATTCGTGGCGAGTGATTACGAGGTCGGTGGTGGCATGAACATCACTCGCAGCATGGGGAAGGGTGCCGGATACACAATCCGGGTGCCCTCTATCGACATCGCTGAGGTCGGCGCCGGCGGAGGCAGCATCATCAACATCGACACTGCGGGCGCGATGCACGTGGGCCCCCAGAGTGCGGGGTCGCGACCAGGTCCCGCGTGCTACGGGCAGGGCGGCGAACGCCCCACATTGACCGACGCCAATGTAGTGCTCGGATACCTCAATCCAGAGTCGATCGCCGGTGGCCGAGTCGGCATCAGTCCCGACCTCGCAGTCAAGGCGCTCTCGCAAATCGCCGATCAGGTGAACAAAGATGTTCGCGAAACAGCACGTGGCGCATACGAAATCGCAGTGTCGAACATGACGTCCGCGGTAAAAGCTGTAACAAGCGAGCGTGGGAGAGATCCCCGTGATTCTGTTATGGTCGCGTTCGGCGGTGCCGGCCCACTCTACGGTGCTGCACTAGCGCGGGAACTGGGAATCAAGACGGTCATCGTTCCGGTTCACACAGGCCTGTTCAGTAGCCTAGGGCTTCTTGTTGCGGATACCGAGTATCAAGTAGTCGCCCCTTACACCTCGATCTTCGACAACGTCGCGATTCTGGCCGATCAGTTCGACTCGTTGGAGAAAGAGGTCGTCGATCGTTTGTCTTCGTCCACGACGAAGGATGTCTCTATCGAGCGACTCCTCGACATGCGGTACCGCGGCCAGCGTTTCGAGTTGCGGATTTCTCTTCCGGACGGCACTGTCGACACAGATCTAATTGCTGCTGCGTTCGCTCGCTTCCACGCCGAGCACTTCAAGACCTACGGTCGCGCGAGCGGCGACGATCTCGTCGAGATCGTCAATCTGCGAATCCGAGGATCGATCGTCAATCCCATCGGCATCGACAAGGCACTGATGCTTCCGCCAACGGATCCCGGCCAGCAGTCGACTAGAACCTGCCGCTTCGCTGAAGATATCGAGACCCCGATTCTGCGGCGTGCACATCTGACAGCAGACCCGGTGAGTGGACCATTCGTCGTGGAGGACATGGACTCCACGACTCTCGTTCCTCCGGGCGCGACAGCACACCTAGACAAGTTCAACAACATTGTTATCAACTGGGACAACGCCGAGGTATCCAAATGACCAAGCGAATTCTACGAGACGCAGCGACCTTCGAAGTATTCCGCAACGCCGTATCGGGGCTTGCGGACGAACTGGCCATCACTATTCTGCGGACAGCGCACTCCCA from Rhodococcus sp. P1Y includes these protein-coding regions:
- a CDS encoding sucrase ferredoxin, translating into MSVSGRWDGCAVLARESEESLRGTAARADGWLLIEHRGPWGLEPLGPDGPLGRTGVELVRRCAASGVRPQLVRDPHRTREHSDVRKAFLVHSGRSGPWIEQYTFDSVDQLLELNVESASTSTAPGHGTPVELPLYLVCTHGKKDPCCAVFGRPVALSLNRHRGRVWESTHLGGDRFAAGMVALPEGSYYGNLTPTNAQAVVDRHDCGQLTMEHYRGRCSDPPAVQIAEHAVRTRYGITGIDDVRPTAVTSSGVGQDVVVSTASGLVHVHVAPAPEAARRTTCRSLTSTVPDHGIVTFSDSAFDAAPTY
- a CDS encoding ABC transporter substrate-binding protein, with the translated sequence MKNDESAFGRWRLGAVAILCAVAVTACSQDATPTGGDSDVRVVQHAFGETSVPTDPTRVAVLDGDRTMEAVVALGVEPVAAVKPPLTGDYAPVVRARLAAEPTDIGSADVEVNVEALIATAPDLIVMRTSGEDNRDLYDQVSAVAPTVVVEYTPASWQSTLEQVAGFLDEEERADSLIADYQRVVDESSARAPQEGRTLTVARVRADALRYMTQDGSFPYSVLADLGYRAPEQQDRGSDAVQTVDVSPELIDVLAADDIVLLTDAGTEDAVAQLRQNPLFTALGARVTELPSKDFLFGNVLTAQALVETASEIGE
- the hisD gene encoding histidinol dehydrogenase, yielding MSKPFYLKSAITAPTPTGDPAVADTVAQVIADIRERGDAAVREYSEKFDKWTPESFKLSHAKIEEIVAQVPQSVVDDIKTVQQNVRVFAQHQRDSLTDFEVETAPGVHLGQRNVPIAAAGAYAPGGRYPLVASAHMTTVTAKVAGVPHITACTPPIRGEIPAATVAAFHLAGADEIYLLGGVQAVASMALGTETIRKVDMLAGPGNAFVAEAKRQLFGEVGIDLFAGPTEVLVVADEHADPFIVAVDLLSQAEHGPDSPAVLITESEALARAALDHIDAILPEMPTRDFAGPAWRDHGQIIVVEDIEAAYALADTFASEHVQILTDTPRRALEVMNNYGALFLGEKTCVSYGDKVIGTNHTLPTRGSARYTGGLWVGKYLKTVTYQEVTSESASAELGKLCGRAARVEFFEGHARSGDVRAAKYAGAPLVWAPHDSTTRR
- a CDS encoding pyridoxal phosphate-dependent aminotransferase; protein product: MPEHVVKAVSESAGKAFPRAPRGLMVLKAAIAEHLNARFGLRSEPDTELLVTHGAQHGMSIALRALLAPGDEVLIPAPTYFYDALVRMAGARPRYVQACADEGWALPFEGLEAAITPATRAIILCNPNNPTGYVPSKSELASVLSFAKRHGLYVFSDESYEDYVHDAHGYTPQMTLSGIHDRLVTVTSFSKNYAFSSWRVGYIHAPADLLVAIQRAFECDSINVGDIPQLAAHAALIGSRDWLDVEFGTFRDRRDILLEATRNAGFDAVTPGAGVFCYVDFAKTGLAGRELEEALLDVGVPASTGDRFAGRDSHYARIMYGGKEENIRRAAERFALLPRL
- a CDS encoding hydantoinase/oxoprolinase family protein, translating into MTNTSGFTRGVEGPGWLIAADIGGTFTDVIALGPHASVIPVKVLSTPPDFGTGVIDGAVDALAAGAVQPHDVAAVLHATTVATNAILERQGARTAVVTTKGFKDVLEIGRMRRPLLYDLSWKKPEPLVKRRDRHELTQRIGFDGAVVTQIVDSDLDTLAAQLTADGIEAVAVCLVNSHVNPEEERSVAGKLRKLLPGVYITASVDISPEQGEFERTSTAAVNAYVGPVVHNYVTELSRNLHDRGIDCPFSIMQSSGGLLDAEAVAEKPVQIIESGPAAGVIAVQKLAQLLDLDNVVAFDMGGTTAKASLIENGRPFVASDYEVGGGMNITRSMGKGAGYTIRVPSIDIAEVGAGGGSIINIDTAGAMHVGPQSAGSRPGPACYGQGGERPTLTDANVVLGYLNPESIAGGRVGISPDLAVKALSQIADQVNKDVRETARGAYEIAVSNMTSAVKAVTSERGRDPRDSVMVAFGGAGPLYGAALARELGIKTVIVPVHTGLFSSLGLLVADTEYQVVAPYTSIFDNVAILADQFDSLEKEVVDRLSSSTTKDVSIERLLDMRYRGQRFELRISLPDGTVDTDLIAAAFARFHAEHFKTYGRASGDDLVEIVNLRIRGSIVNPIGIDKALMLPPTDPGQQSTRTCRFAEDIETPILRRAHLTADPVSGPFVVEDMDSTTLVPPGATAHLDKFNNIVINWDNAEVSK
- a CDS encoding SDR family NAD(P)-dependent oxidoreductase; protein product: MVTFTLDGKRALVTGANRGLGQSIARTLSSLGATVYGTSRTEAGAAQIESDLATPGLVLDVQNTASIARFVDSLAERIGGGIDILINNAGVNHPAPALDVTEQQWDAVASTNLKGTFFLTQALARTWVAAAAGAVVVNIGSQAGTVGIEERAAYCASKGGLDQLTKVLAIEWAPHGIRVNTVAPTFVRTELTASTLDRPGWGQTLLSRIPAGRFGEPEDIVGAVAFLAGDAAKMITGHTLLVDGGYTAW
- a CDS encoding threonine/serine ThrE exporter family protein, whose translation is MTFLQDLTTSLSRLTGERRATIDTPTAAPSPLRPIDLADDAVVAEVLDLAVRVGEVLLASGTSAMDTTTQVQYIAATYGLARCDVDVTYNSITISAHRGPTRPPSTTMRIVHYRSMDFTRLAAVDRLIRGVRLKLIPPATARETLDRITTAPHPYNRWVATFAWSGLAASIGVLLGGGALVAVVSFLTTMVIDRIGRILNRAGLPFFFQQVVGGFVAATPAITLYNFQDQLGVSVSPSLIIAAGVTVLLSGLSLVGSVQDAITGAPITASARFFEVLMMTGGIIAGVATSLKIASILGSNLPLISNTPPPDITEVPTKVLAGAAASLFYALACYAEKRALTAAFFGGFAGALVYLMVQTVDTGPIIASAFAATVVGFAGGLMARRALIPPLIVAVAGITPLLPGLSLYRGLYAIINDQLLIGISSLFAAFGIGVGLAAGVVLGEWGARTLRRPRILARTEELLRPTLRRREEPRRPTVRRRRGSVDLKKKKG